GGAAACAGTAGCTACCGAAATCATACCGCAGCACGTACTCAGTTTTGGCTTGGATCAGGAATTTTTTGCAGTCAATGTCAAAAATGTCATAGAAATCATCGAAGTGCCCAAGGTGTCCAAAATACCCAAAGCGCCGAGTTATATGGTGGGAGTGATCAATGTCCGCAATCATATGGTGCCTCTCGTAGACACACGTGTCAAACTAGGAATGGCGGATACCAACTTCACTGTCGATACTTGCGTGATCGTGGTAGAGATTCATGCCAACGGCCAGCGGCTCGCTGTAGGCATATTGGTGGATGAAGTGCTCGAGGTGCTTGATCTCAATACTGATGAGGTGCGTCCTGCACCTAAATTTGAGACCAACGAGTACGAGCGATTCATCACGGGGATGTTTCCTGTAGAAGAGCGCTTTGCCATGATATTGGATTTGGATCAGATTTTTTCGCTGAGCGAAATCATCCAATTGGAGACCATCTCCCAAGATGAATTGTCCAATATGGAGCCTAAAGAGGGGCAAACCAAAGAGGGTGCACCTCTTCAAAAATCAAGTCCAATGACTCAAACTGAAAAACAGAAAAAATCATGAGGTTGACTATCAAAACAAAATTGATCGGCTAT
The DNA window shown above is from Reichenbachiella sp. 5M10 and carries:
- a CDS encoding chemotaxis protein CheW; translation: METVATEIIPQHVLSFGLDQEFFAVNVKNVIEIIEVPKVSKIPKAPSYMVGVINVRNHMVPLVDTRVKLGMADTNFTVDTCVIVVEIHANGQRLAVGILVDEVLEVLDLNTDEVRPAPKFETNEYERFITGMFPVEERFAMILDLDQIFSLSEIIQLETISQDELSNMEPKEGQTKEGAPLQKSSPMTQTEKQKKS